Proteins from a genomic interval of Oreochromis aureus strain Israel breed Guangdong linkage group 6, ZZ_aureus, whole genome shotgun sequence:
- the LOC120440678 gene encoding interleukin-2 receptor subunit beta-like, whose translation MERNKKTLSLFILLPVLLLCRSDECPSLPQNLTCYTDYNKIITCLWNSRYMSDGTACTIHAQYKSRRLSYSASCDLKPVDVSRPALKKCSLIFKTEYTFLSSHELSLNLNCNQMKSVITFFKPSCHIKVNPPAEPKVNFTSVSWLSQVHKHERISSYRSELQWKKQDQSWSDPAVEKKLGIQCEQECKAELEPDLMIQGERYEARVRVRSVKPQPEGAWSDWSPTASWESPVGTIKPPSGITFVVPVTIVGVVVLLAGLILSTHKTTRVYIVKKIKGPPIPDPGKSFLREIQSGFTSEYFHSFLKPVEMITVELTSPVDAVVAYKPDEKMVLNKGSYDSTSSSFSNPSYSELCSPPPISSLTAGNLKPCAADTPYGPVGAQGEGKSTEQKSDEAREKEKETLMLLLKGSSNREPVQVISDYEKTERLDNDRFRLQSLDSGMCSCEEVSEESMEADSINMTDSHDEEPEGEEEKEGGNEQKADFQRLFGSSGGVFGKFIQVCSDYERVEKQQADSPELPSLDSGVSSGGEEQLSQDEGMEDADKSTESTRFLFPPHPPSALPCSLLSFPQLPLNLPGPRLSPALHLQPGHMTQGFALTSAGRSVEPSGDGYMPVKQEEG comes from the exons ATGGAGAGAAATAAGAAAACCCTTTCCCTGTTTATTCTGCTgcctgtgctgctgctctgcaGAAGTGATGAGTGTCCCAGCCTGCCACAGA ATCTCACTTGCTACACTGACTacaataaaatcatcacatgtTTGTGGAACAGCAGATACATGTCTGATGGCACTGCATGCACGATACATGCTCAATATAAATCTCGACGCCT TTCTTACAGCGCTTCCTGTGACCTAAAGCCTGTTGACGTCTCCAGACCAGCCCTGAAGAAGTGCTCCCTGATCTttaaaactgaatacact tttctgtCTTCCCATGAGTTGTCCCTTAATCTGAACTGCAACCAAATGAAGAGTGTAATTACTTTCTTCAAGCCATCCTGTCATA TAAAGGTGAATCCTCCTGCGGAGCCAAAGGTCAACTTCACCTCTGTTTCCTGGTTGTCCCAAGTCCACAAACATGAAAGGATCAGTTCATACAGAAGTGAACTGCAGTGGAAGAAGCAGGATCAGTCATGGAGT GATCCTGCTGTGGAGAAAAAACTTGGCATTCAGTGTGAGCAGGAGTGCAAGGCAGAGCTGGAGCCAGATTTGATGATACAAGGCGAGAGGTACGAGGCACGAGTTCGTGTGCGGTCTGTTAAACCTCAACCCGAGGGAGCCTGGAGTGACTGGAGCCCCACTGCATCATGGGAGTCACCTGTAGGGACAATAAAACCACCATCAG GTATTACGTTTGTTGTGCCTGTAACGATAGTCGGTGTGGTGGTGTTGCTGGCAGGCCTGATCTTAAGCACTCACAAAACCACCCG ggtttacatagtaaagaaaatcaaaggtCCACCCATACCAGACCCAGGAAAATCCTTCCTGCGAGAAATCCAG AGTGGGTTCACCAGTGAATACTTTCACTCCTTCTTGAAACCAGTGGAAATGATCACTGTAGAATTAACCTCGCCTGTGGATGCTGTTGTGGCCTACAAGCCAGATGAGAAGATGGTGTTGAACAAAGGCAGCTATGACTCCACCAGCTCCAGCTTCTCTAACCCAAGTTACTCTGAGCTTTGTAGCCCTCCTCCTATTTCCTCACTCACTGCTGGGAATCTGAAGCCCTGTGCGGCTGACACGCCTTATGGCCCTGTTGGTGCTCAGGGTGAAGGAaaaagcacagaacagaaaagcgatgaagcgagagagaaagaaaaggagacgTTAATGTTGCTGCTCAAAGGCAGCAGCAACAGAGAGCCAGTGCAGGTGATTTCAGACTACGAGAAAACTGAGAGGCTCGACAATGATCGATTTAGGCTCCAGAGTCTAGATTCAGGCATGTGCAGTTGTGAAGAGGTCAGTGAAGAGAGCATGGAGGCAGATAGCATCAATATGACTGATAGCCATGATGAGGAACCTGAGGGTGAGGAAGAAAAGGAGGGAGGGAACGAACAAAAGGCAGATTTTCAGAGGCTGTTTGGAAGCAGTGGAGGTGTGTTTGGCAAGTTTATTCAGGTTTGTTCTGATTATGAGCGAGTGGAGAAACAGCAGGCTGACAGCCCGGAGCTTCCCAGCTTGGACTCAGGTGTTAGCAGTGGGGGAGAGGAGCAGCTGAGTCAGGATGAGGGCATGGAGGATGCTGATAAGTCCACTGAATCTACACGCTTCCTGTTTCCACCTCATCCTCCCAGTGCTTTACCATGCTCCCTGCTCTCTTTTCCACAACTGCCTCTGAACTTGCCTGGGCCACGTCTGAGTCCAGCTTTGCACCTCCAGCCAGGTCACATGACACAGGGGTTTGCTCTGACGTCAGCAGGCAGGTCGGTGGAGCCCTCTGGTGATGGATATATGCCAGTGAAACAGGAGGAGGGCTGA